From Pempheris klunzingeri isolate RE-2024b chromosome 18, fPemKlu1.hap1, whole genome shotgun sequence, a single genomic window includes:
- the mrpl19 gene encoding large ribosomal subunit protein bL19m: protein MAACGKRLDKCIFSLRLLRNLRLQNERFLSTSLCRLASGSDGPQPPKFIPPSKPVIIDKTQIVASQRKFLSPEFIPPRQRTDPFKFFMERTDMIRRRKVLHIPEFYVGSIMAVTMTDPNANGKTNRFVGICIQRGGKGLGATFILRNIIDNQGVEICYELYQPRIQKIEVLKLEKRLDDNLMYLRDAMPEYSTVDRDMKPVPFSSTGEVPVNKLKVRMRPKPWSKRWERPKFNIQGIRFDLSLTPQQMELAQEWGQPWREYDMLKEYDTSKLEEEIFREVQQKMTK, encoded by the exons ATGGCAGCTTGCGGGAAACGGCTCGACAAATGTATCTTTTCACTGAGGTTGTTACGAAACCTCCGGCTCCAAAATGAAC GGTTTCTATCCACGTCTCTCTGTCGTCTTGCTTCGGGGAGCGACGGCCCGCAGCCTCCTAAATTCATCCCTCCATCTAAACCCGTCATCATAGATAAAACACAGATTGTGGCGTCTCAGCGGAA GTTTCTGAGCCCAGAGTTCATCCCTCCCAGACAGAGAACAGACCCTTTTAAATTCTTCATGGAGAGGACAGACATGATCCGCAGGAGGAAGGTGCTGCACATCCCCGAGTTCTACGTAG gGAGTATCATGGCAGTGACCATGACCGACCCCAATGCCAATGGCAAAACAAACCGCTTTGTTGGCATCTGCATCCAGAGGGGTGGAAAGGGGCTGGGAGCCACGTTTATCCTGAGGAACATCATTGATAATCAAG GTGTGGAGATCTGCTACGAGCTGTACCAACCTCGCATCCAGAAGATTGAGGTGCTGAAGCTGGAGAAGAGGCTGGATGACAACCTGATGTATCTGAGAGACGCTATGCCCGAGTACAGCACTGTGGACCGGGACATGAAGCCTGTGCCCTTCTCCTCCACAGGAGAGGTGCCTGTCAACAAG CTCAAAGTAAGAATGCGCCCCAAACCGTGGTCCAAACGCTGGGAACGACCCAAGTTCAACATCCAGGGCATCCGCTTTGACCTGTCCCTGACCCCACAGCAGATGGAGCTCGCCCAAGAGTGGGGCCAGCCGTGGCGGGAGTACGACATGCTGAAGGAGTACGACACCTCCAAACTGGAGGAGGAGATATTCCGTGAGGTCCAGCAGAAGATGACCAAGTGA